The Bacillus carboniphilus genome contains a region encoding:
- a CDS encoding cytochrome d ubiquinol oxidase subunit II, producing MDIPLIGITVLWIFLYGYLIVASIDFGAGFFAFHGKMTKQDHIINDLISRYLSPVWEVTNVFFVFFFVGIVGFFPKTAYYYGTALLIPGSVALILLVIRGSFYAFGNYGSKDNRVYLFLYGATGLLIPAALSTTLTISEGGFLEERDGTIVFLAKELFTSTYSWSVVFLAIVSVLFISASFLTYYADRANDQNALSLLRKYALLWAPPTIVASLLVFIGLKGHNLRHFNNAMDIWYMFGLSLFFFLAATWLIYKGKKYGIAFIFVMLQFFFAFFGYGASHLPYILDPYITIYSGVTNETMGITLIIVFIAGLLLLIPSLILLLRLFLFDADYVKGKK from the coding sequence ATGGATATACCTTTGATTGGAATAACGGTTTTATGGATCTTTTTATACGGGTATTTAATCGTGGCTTCCATTGATTTCGGAGCTGGATTTTTTGCCTTTCATGGAAAAATGACAAAGCAAGATCATATTATTAATGACTTAATTAGCCGATATTTATCTCCTGTTTGGGAAGTAACAAATGTGTTCTTTGTCTTTTTCTTTGTGGGAATTGTTGGCTTTTTCCCAAAAACGGCTTATTATTATGGGACCGCTCTTCTCATACCTGGTAGTGTTGCGCTTATTTTGTTAGTGATTCGGGGATCGTTTTATGCCTTTGGTAATTATGGCTCTAAGGATAACCGAGTTTATTTGTTTTTGTATGGAGCAACTGGTTTATTAATTCCTGCTGCATTATCAACGACTTTAACAATTTCAGAAGGAGGTTTTTTAGAGGAAAGGGATGGCACGATTGTTTTTTTAGCTAAAGAGCTATTTACTAGTACTTATTCATGGAGTGTCGTATTTTTGGCGATCGTGTCTGTCTTGTTCATTAGTGCCTCTTTTTTAACGTACTATGCTGATCGAGCAAATGATCAAAACGCATTATCTCTATTAAGAAAATACGCGTTATTATGGGCACCACCGACAATTGTAGCTAGCCTGCTTGTTTTTATTGGTTTAAAGGGGCATAATTTGCGACATTTTAACAATGCAATGGACATTTGGTATATGTTTGGGTTATCTCTCTTCTTTTTCTTAGCAGCCACATGGTTAATTTATAAGGGGAAAAAATATGGAATAGCGTTTATTTTTGTAATGCTACAATTTTTCTTCGCCTTTTTTGGCTACGGTGCTTCTCATTTGCCGTATATATTGGACCCTTACATCACCATTTATTCGGGTGTAACGAATGAGACGATGGGGATCACATTAATTATTGTATTTATTGCTGGTTTATTATTGCTCATTCCTTCGTTAATTCTTCTATTAAGGCTATTCTTATTTGATGCTGATTATGTAAAAGGAAAAAAATAA
- a CDS encoding potassium channel family protein has translation MKKEFAVIGLGRFGGSICKALSEEGMEVLAIDKDEDKVNEFANIAFHPVVGDSTDEMVLKSLGIRNFDHVIVAIGDNIQASILTTLILKELGVKKITVKAQNDYHEKVLSKIGADHIVHPERDMGKRIAHNIISNNVLDYLELSDEHSIVEIVASDQLAGNTLIELDIRANYGINIVAIKRGREIIVSPQAEDPIQKEDILIVIGADSDIHRFEKRVL, from the coding sequence ATGAAAAAAGAGTTTGCAGTAATTGGACTGGGGCGTTTTGGAGGAAGTATTTGTAAAGCCTTAAGCGAAGAAGGGATGGAAGTATTAGCTATTGACAAGGATGAAGATAAGGTTAATGAATTTGCGAATATCGCTTTTCATCCAGTTGTAGGAGATTCTACAGATGAAATGGTGTTAAAAAGTCTTGGCATCAGAAATTTTGACCATGTCATCGTTGCAATCGGAGACAATATACAAGCAAGTATTTTAACCACGTTAATTTTAAAAGAATTAGGCGTGAAAAAGATTACAGTAAAAGCCCAAAATGATTATCATGAAAAGGTATTATCAAAAATTGGAGCGGATCACATTGTTCATCCTGAACGAGATATGGGTAAAAGAATTGCTCATAACATTATTTCTAACAATGTTCTAGATTACTTAGAGCTTTCTGATGAACATAGTATTGTTGAAATTGTTGCTAGTGACCAACTAGCTGGAAATACATTGATTGAACTTGATATTCGTGCCAATTATGGAATTAATATTGTCGCCATTAAAAGAGGACGTGAAATTATCGTTTCTCCGCAAGCAGAGGACCCCATTCAAAAAGAAGATATTTTAATCGTTATAGGGGCGGATAGTGACATTCATCGATTTGAAAAAAGGGTATTATAA
- a CDS encoding putative holin-like toxin yields MPFVSVFESLTLMISFATLIIFILSFERKK; encoded by the coding sequence ATGCCTTTCGTGTCTGTTTTTGAAAGCTTGACGTTGATGATTTCTTTTGCTACATTGATCATCTTTATTTTGTCTTTTGAACGTAAAAAATAG
- a CDS encoding TetR/AcrR family transcriptional regulator, translating into MSENNFKEWYNSSQTKPMSEKQQKIVDAAIEIFSEKGFSATSTSEIAKKAGVAEGTIFRHYSTKKNLLLSIVMPAMTNYIAPFLTKSFVAEVFQQEHSSYEGFIRTILQNRYDFVKEHLSVLKIFAQEVFYHDELQDQFKETFTEEVYPKFLDVIVHFQEKGDIIDVSPQIVLRMTMTTLIGFIISRFIVLPNNDWDDDLEMEKTIHILISGLKKR; encoded by the coding sequence ATGTCAGAAAATAATTTTAAAGAATGGTACAATTCTAGTCAAACAAAACCAATGAGTGAAAAACAACAGAAAATTGTAGATGCAGCAATTGAGATTTTTTCAGAAAAAGGGTTTTCTGCAACATCGACAAGTGAGATTGCAAAAAAAGCAGGGGTAGCTGAAGGAACGATTTTTCGTCACTATTCGACTAAGAAAAACCTTTTATTATCAATTGTCATGCCTGCTATGACAAATTATATCGCTCCTTTTTTAACAAAATCATTTGTTGCAGAAGTTTTCCAGCAAGAGCATTCAAGTTATGAAGGCTTCATTCGAACAATCCTGCAAAATCGTTATGACTTTGTAAAAGAGCACCTTTCCGTTTTAAAAATTTTTGCTCAAGAAGTCTTTTATCATGATGAATTACAAGACCAATTTAAAGAAACTTTTACAGAAGAAGTGTATCCTAAATTTCTTGATGTCATTGTACACTTTCAAGAAAAAGGTGACATTATTGATGTATCACCTCAAATCGTTTTGCGCATGACAATGACTACCTTAATAGGGTTTATCATTTCGAGATTTATTGTTTTGCCAAATAATGATTGGGATGATGATTTGGAAATGGAAAAAACCATTCATATTCTTATAAGCGGACTAAAAAAACGATGA
- a CDS encoding ABC transporter permease, with protein sequence MKIVALISRIIRQFVRDPRTLALMLIAPIFILTLINLVFTSGETTYEIGYEDADETSVENLDHDNFTFSSYDKTKPKEAIIEHNLDAFISLDDKEIIITLEGSDPTTSKAIISLIASSVNNGGQANAEPTINYIYGSADMDLFDSIGPVLIGFFIFFFVFLIAGVSFLRERTTGTLERLLSTPIHRYELVFGYIFGFGIFTLFQTTIITWYSIYILDVMHEGSFLYVLFISLLLSLTALTLGTLLSTFANNELQMMQFIPIIVIPQVFFSGLFPLDSMADWLASLSVIMPLTYGASALEEVMIKGNGFEAFSTEVYVLVGFTVLFACLNIFALKRYRKI encoded by the coding sequence ATGAAAATTGTAGCTTTAATTTCTAGGATCATTCGTCAGTTTGTTAGAGACCCACGAACGTTAGCGTTAATGCTCATTGCACCAATATTTATCCTAACACTTATTAATCTTGTTTTTACAAGTGGAGAAACTACTTATGAAATTGGATACGAAGATGCTGATGAAACATCGGTAGAAAATCTTGATCACGATAACTTTACCTTTTCAAGTTATGATAAAACTAAGCCAAAAGAAGCAATAATTGAACATAATCTAGATGCTTTTATAAGCTTAGATGATAAGGAGATTATTATTACTCTTGAAGGGTCCGATCCAACGACTAGTAAAGCCATTATTTCATTAATAGCGAGTTCAGTTAATAATGGAGGTCAAGCTAATGCCGAGCCTACAATCAATTATATATACGGATCAGCAGATATGGATTTATTTGATTCCATTGGTCCTGTTTTAATTGGTTTTTTCATTTTTTTCTTTGTATTTTTAATTGCAGGTGTTTCGTTTCTAAGAGAAAGGACTACTGGTACATTAGAACGATTACTTTCTACTCCTATTCATCGATATGAACTGGTTTTCGGATATATTTTTGGTTTTGGGATTTTCACCCTCTTCCAAACGACCATTATCACATGGTATTCCATTTACATCTTAGACGTCATGCATGAAGGTTCATTTTTATATGTCTTATTCATTTCCCTACTTCTTTCTTTAACTGCTTTAACATTAGGTACCTTACTATCAACTTTTGCAAATAATGAGCTTCAAATGATGCAGTTTATTCCGATTATTGTCATACCACAAGTTTTCTTTTCAGGACTTTTCCCATTAGATTCAATGGCTGACTGGCTTGCATCTTTAAGTGTGATCATGCCTTTAACGTATGGAGCAAGTGCGCTTGAAGAGGTCATGATTAAAGGCAATGGATTTGAAGCATTTTCAACTGAAGTGTATGTCTTAGTTGGATTTACTGTTTTATTTGCTTGTTTAAATATCTTTGCCTTAAAAAGATATCGAAAAATCTAG
- a CDS encoding ABC transporter ATP-binding protein, with protein MIHIDHVSKQFGKKSVLKEISCSVNQGEIFGLLGPSGSGKTTLVKLIMGMEKQDQGTIKIDGLTVPNLKISKTVGFMSQSDALYEDLTAFENLVFFASLYGMKRKHAKERISIVMDLVGLFNDIYTKVSAYSGGMKRRLSLAISLLHEPNILILDEPTVGIDPLMRKTIWEELNQLRKNGACILLTTHVMDEAEKCTKIAMLRDGHLLTVGTPEQIKQQEKVSSIEEAFLSLGGK; from the coding sequence ATGATTCATATTGATCACGTTTCTAAACAATTTGGGAAAAAAAGCGTCCTAAAAGAGATTAGTTGTTCCGTCAATCAAGGAGAAATCTTTGGTCTTCTCGGTCCTTCTGGTTCTGGAAAAACAACGCTAGTCAAACTCATAATGGGAATGGAAAAACAAGATCAAGGAACCATTAAAATTGATGGGTTAACAGTCCCTAATTTAAAAATTTCAAAGACTGTTGGTTTCATGTCTCAATCAGATGCCCTTTATGAAGATTTAACTGCATTTGAGAACCTCGTGTTCTTTGCATCTCTATATGGAATGAAACGAAAACATGCCAAAGAAAGAATTTCAATCGTTATGGATCTAGTCGGATTATTCAATGATATTTATACAAAGGTTTCTGCTTATTCCGGAGGTATGAAGCGGAGACTCTCTTTGGCAATCTCACTTCTTCACGAGCCAAACATTTTAATTTTAGATGAACCAACTGTAGGTATAGACCCCCTAATGAGAAAAACGATTTGGGAAGAGCTAAATCAGTTGCGTAAAAATGGTGCATGTATTCTTCTCACCACCCATGTCATGGATGAAGCTGAAAAATGCACCAAAATTGCAATGCTTCGTGATGGACACTTGCTTACTGTTGGAACACCTGAGCAGATTAAACAACAAGAAAAGGTGTCCTCCATTGAGGAAGCTTTCTTGTCATTAGGAGGGAAGTAA
- a CDS encoding sensor histidine kinase has protein sequence MLTLLLSIVALYAIFLEKNEYISTMLFIFLLLESVFELKRKQFMTFLWFAGIQWGAVLLLNPTPLSFLLYAIMLMFSFHCNESVQQLEEKDELYKGLLGEYRLLKRKSFANEQLVRIEERAKVTRDIHDTVGHKLTALLMQIQMLILQQPTKELMNLKQLAEESLEETRNAVRTLSNQEIIGLESVLQLIKKLESESHIQVDFNMGSGVLSQRFSNEINVTVYRVIQEAITNALRHGFTQKVEVSLKKTATNDLSIKVTNKLHNQKPLVKGFGLTNMDKRVKELGGRLYVSQENEQFYLNAIIPVGGE, from the coding sequence TTGTTAACTTTACTTTTATCGATAGTGGCTTTGTATGCCATTTTTCTTGAGAAAAATGAATACATATCAACCATGTTATTTATTTTTTTATTATTAGAATCTGTGTTTGAATTAAAAAGAAAACAATTTATGACTTTTTTATGGTTCGCAGGAATACAATGGGGTGCTGTGCTCTTACTCAATCCAACTCCTTTATCTTTCCTTTTATACGCGATCATGTTGATGTTTTCCTTTCACTGTAATGAAAGTGTCCAACAATTAGAAGAAAAAGACGAATTATACAAAGGGTTGTTAGGAGAGTATCGATTATTAAAACGAAAGTCCTTTGCCAATGAACAGCTTGTTCGAATAGAAGAACGAGCAAAAGTGACAAGAGATATTCATGACACAGTTGGACATAAATTAACCGCATTACTGATGCAAATTCAAATGTTGATCTTACAGCAACCAACAAAAGAATTAATGAATCTTAAACAATTGGCCGAAGAATCTTTAGAGGAAACGAGAAATGCAGTAAGAACCTTATCAAACCAAGAAATAATTGGACTAGAGTCTGTTTTACAATTAATAAAAAAACTAGAATCTGAGAGTCATATTCAAGTTGACTTTAACATGGGAAGCGGTGTTTTATCTCAAAGATTTTCAAACGAGATTAATGTTACGGTTTATCGAGTTATTCAAGAAGCGATTACGAATGCCTTAAGGCACGGTTTTACACAAAAAGTGGAAGTAAGCTTAAAGAAAACAGCAACGAATGATTTATCTATAAAAGTAACTAATAAACTGCACAATCAGAAACCACTAGTCAAAGGCTTTGGCCTCACGAACATGGATAAGCGGGTGAAAGAATTAGGTGGACGGCTATATGTAAGCCAAGAAAATGAACAATTTTATTTAAATGCTATTATTCCAGTGGGGGGAGAATAA
- a CDS encoding ABC transporter ATP-binding protein — MIIEAVELTKAYKQKNVVDKVNMVLEKGETVGLLGPNGAGKSTTISMISTLIHPTDGDVRLNNESVIEHPQILRKKLGIVPQEIALYNELNARENLLFFGRIQGLSGKSLQEKIDEVLTLIGLDNRQKDVVEKYSGGMKRRLNIGVALLHDPELLIMDEPTVGIDPQSRNYILETVKRLNSEKGITVLYTSHYMEEVEYLCDRIYIMDQGKIIASGTKEELKTIISNEQTIELQVLTVKSEFIERLQSLEAIKEVKVKEHKLSLLVPIEEHIFAEIFEIAKEEEIIISSVQLNSPTLEDVFLHLTGRKLRD; from the coding sequence ATGATTATTGAAGCGGTTGAATTAACGAAAGCTTATAAACAAAAAAACGTAGTAGACAAAGTGAATATGGTTCTTGAGAAAGGAGAGACAGTGGGCCTATTAGGTCCGAATGGAGCAGGGAAGTCAACAACCATTTCCATGATTTCAACTTTAATTCATCCTACTGATGGAGATGTGAGATTGAATAATGAAAGCGTTATTGAACACCCACAAATATTAAGAAAAAAATTAGGGATCGTTCCTCAAGAAATCGCCTTGTATAATGAATTGAACGCGAGGGAGAATCTGCTATTCTTTGGAAGAATTCAAGGGTTATCTGGGAAATCTCTTCAAGAAAAAATTGATGAAGTATTAACGTTAATAGGCTTAGACAATCGTCAAAAAGATGTGGTTGAAAAATACTCAGGTGGAATGAAAAGACGTCTAAATATCGGGGTAGCGCTCCTTCATGATCCGGAATTACTGATCATGGATGAACCTACAGTTGGGATTGACCCGCAATCTAGAAACTATATTTTAGAAACAGTCAAACGTCTAAATAGTGAAAAGGGAATTACGGTCTTATATACAAGTCATTACATGGAAGAAGTTGAGTATCTTTGTGACAGAATTTATATTATGGATCAAGGGAAAATCATTGCTTCTGGAACAAAGGAAGAGTTAAAAACGATTATTTCAAATGAGCAAACGATTGAATTGCAAGTTTTAACGGTTAAATCAGAGTTTATTGAACGTTTACAGTCTCTTGAAGCCATTAAAGAAGTAAAGGTTAAAGAACATAAACTATCTTTGCTAGTTCCAATCGAAGAACATATTTTTGCAGAAATTTTTGAAATAGCGAAAGAAGAGGAGATTATCATATCCTCTGTTCAATTAAATTCTCCAACTCTTGAAGATGTATTTCTACATTTAACAGGGCGGAAGCTACGAGATTAA
- a CDS encoding ABC transporter permease, translating into MLAQLIKKQLLLVIRNRSEFIILLAMPFVLIFILGSALGGLQDNDSSELTIDIAIADHSKEVDAEELTSFLMKEGGMTQEEADQVLSVLLEKNPIAVFQNMISEDQQLNKMINVDQIDSEEVNEVKADDEYSAIIEIPEDFTILFVKNQLLQTAELPQLSILLNEGQSLYSSIINDILEQFQTEYSYYLNLQAEGISFQEVEMASPTIESLSTSGSIDSKSYYTVGMSVMFVLYIASSMGAYAFMEKDIHIYDRIMLSGVSKWLYFISIFISSMILSFVQLSLLYGVTALLYDISWPNFTSYFLITLSLCFAVGGVSTLLSAINYSLNSVAVSNLFSSTIATVFAFLGGSFYPTSQMPDVIGFLGNLTPNGAAMTAYLKALQGFEMSSYANQLYVLLGTGVLLLVATVMIVPERRRQG; encoded by the coding sequence ATGCTTGCCCAACTTATTAAGAAACAACTTTTACTTGTTATCAGAAATCGTTCAGAGTTCATTATCTTATTAGCGATGCCTTTCGTACTGATCTTTATTTTAGGATCAGCTTTAGGAGGGCTTCAAGATAATGATTCATCAGAGTTAACAATAGACATAGCCATAGCGGATCACTCAAAAGAAGTGGATGCCGAAGAGTTGACATCATTTTTGATGAAAGAAGGAGGGATGACGCAAGAAGAAGCTGACCAGGTTTTGAGTGTACTTTTGGAAAAAAATCCGATCGCTGTTTTTCAAAACATGATTTCAGAAGATCAACAATTAAATAAAATGATCAATGTAGATCAAATAGACTCAGAAGAGGTTAATGAGGTGAAAGCAGATGACGAGTATTCAGCCATCATTGAAATCCCAGAAGACTTCACCATTTTGTTTGTGAAAAATCAACTACTACAAACGGCAGAACTTCCGCAACTAAGCATTTTATTAAATGAAGGACAATCACTTTATTCCTCAATTATTAATGATATTTTGGAACAATTTCAAACTGAATACTCTTATTACTTAAATCTGCAAGCAGAAGGGATATCTTTCCAAGAAGTAGAAATGGCTTCTCCAACCATTGAATCCCTGTCCACTTCAGGCTCAATTGATTCGAAAAGCTACTACACGGTTGGGATGAGCGTCATGTTTGTACTTTATATTGCATCCTCAATGGGAGCTTATGCTTTCATGGAAAAGGACATTCATATTTATGATCGGATCATGTTATCGGGGGTTTCAAAATGGTTGTATTTTATAAGTATTTTTATATCGTCTATGATTTTATCCTTTGTTCAACTTTCACTTCTTTACGGAGTAACTGCCCTATTATATGATATTTCATGGCCGAATTTTACTTCGTATTTTCTAATTACTCTTTCTCTTTGCTTTGCGGTAGGAGGCGTATCAACTTTATTAAGTGCAATTAACTACTCCTTGAATTCAGTAGCCGTATCCAATTTGTTTAGCTCAACCATTGCAACTGTTTTCGCTTTTTTAGGAGGAAGTTTTTATCCTACAAGTCAAATGCCAGATGTCATTGGCTTTTTAGGGAATTTGACGCCCAATGGAGCGGCTATGACGGCCTACTTAAAAGCGTTACAAGGATTTGAAATGAGCTCTTATGCAAATCAGTTATATGTTCTTCTAGGAACAGGGGTATTGTTATTAGTTGCGACGGTCATGATTGTTCCGGAGAGGAGGAGGCAAGGATGA